The following are encoded in a window of Callithrix jacchus isolate 240 chromosome 9, calJac240_pri, whole genome shotgun sequence genomic DNA:
- the SLC61A1 gene encoding molybdate-anion transporter: MLVTAYLAFVGLLASCLGLELSRCRAKPPGRACSNPSFLRFQLDFYQVYFLALAADWLQAPYLYKLYQHYYFLEGQIAILYVCGLASTVLFGLVASSLVDRLGRKNSCVLFSLTYSLCCLTKLSQDYFVLLVGRALGGLSTALLFSAFEAWYIHEHVERHDFPAEWIPATFARAAFWNHVLAVVAGVAAEAVASWIGLGPVAPFVAAIPLLALAGALALRNWEENYDRQRAFSKTCAGGLHCLLSDRRVLLLGTIQALFESVIFIFVFLWTPVLDPHGAPLGIVFSSFMAASLLGSSLYRIATSKRYHLQPMHLLSLAVLIVVFSLFMLTFSTSPGQESPVESFIAFLLIELACGLYFPSMSFLRRKVIPETEQAGVLNWFRVPLHLLACLGLLVLHDSDRKTGTRNMFSICSAIMVMALLAVVGLFTVVRHDAELRAPSPAEEPYAPEL, translated from the coding sequence ATGCTGGTGACTGCCTACCTTGCTTTTGTAGGCCTCCTGGCCTCCTGCTTGGGGCTGGAACTGTCAAGATGCCGGGCTAAGCCCCCAGGAAGGGCCTGCAGCAATCCCTCCTTCCTTCGGTTTCAACTGGACTTCTATCAGGTCTACTTCCTGGCCCTGGCAGCTGACTGGCTCCAGGCCCCCTACCTCTATAAACTCTACCAGCATTACTACTTCCTGGAAGGTCAAATTGCCATTCTCTATGTCTGTGGCCTTGCCTCCACAGTCCTCTTTGGCCTAGTGGCCTCCTCCCTTGTGGATCGGCTGGGTCGCAAGAATTCTTGTGTCCTCTTCTCCCTCACTTACTCACTATGCTGCTTAACCAAACTCTCTCAAGACTACTTTGTGCTGCTAGTGGGCCGAGCGCTTGGTGGGCTGTCCACAGCCCTGCTCTTTTCAGCCTTCGAGGCCTGGTACATCCATGAGCATGTGGAACGGCATGACTTCCCTGCCGAGTGGATCCCAGCTACCTTTGCTCGAGCTGCTTTCTGGAATCATGTGCTGGCTGTAGTGGCAGGTGTGGCAGCCGAGGCTGTAGCCAGCTGGATAGGGCTGGGGCCTGTAGCACCCTTTGTGGCTGCCATCCCTCTCCTGGCTCTGGCAGGGGCCTTGGCCCTTCGAAACTGGGAGGAGAACTATGACCGGCAGCGTGCCTTCTCAAAGACCTGTGCTGGAGGCCTGCACTGCCTCCTGTCGGACCGCCGCGTGCTGCTGTTGGGCACCATACAAGCTCTATTTGAGAGTGTCATCTTCATATTTGTCTTCCTCTGGACACCTGTGCTGGACCCACACGGGGCCCCTCTGGGCATTGTCTTCTCCAGCTTCATGGCAGCCAGCCTGCTTGGCTCTTCCCTGTATCGTATTGCCACCTCCAAGAGGTATCACCTTCAGCCCATGCACCTGCTCTCCCTTGCTGTGCTCATCGTTGTCTTCTCCCTCTTCATGTTGACTTTCTCTACCAGCCCAGGCCAGGAGAGTCCAGTGGAGTCCTTCATAGCCTTTCTACTCATTGAGTTGGCCTGTGGACTATACTTTCCCAGCATGAGCTTCCTACGGAGAAAGGTGATCCCTGAGACAGAGCAGGCCGGTGTACTCAACTGGTTCCGGGTACCTCTGCACTTACTGGCTTGCCTAGGGCTCCTTGTCCTCCATGACAGTGATAGAAAAACAGGCACTCGGAACATGTTCAGCATTTGCTCTGCCATCATGGTGATGGCTCTGCTGGCAGTGGTGGGACTCTTCACTGTGGTAAGGCATGATGCTGAGCTTCGGGCACCCTCACCTGCTGAGGAGCCCTATGCCCCTGAGTTGTAA
- the LOC128928692 gene encoding uncharacterized protein LOC128928692 produces MDFSLGLRLGPRNKKAAHQEPPARSRHGPPAASPCLSCPPSACSFPCPGYPPRPCSCTACPSNVAPCPACPSLPGPPCTCSCPCCPACPPLTCPHNSCVSCSGPPLTCSHSSPCPVYPCSKSQAACLSSRLGCGGSCSCGQGATWGPPGSIGCCSCCFRGQSRTSRGHCLIV; encoded by the coding sequence ATGGACTTCTCTCTGGGCCTACGCTTGGGGCCTCGGAATAAGAAGGCTGCCCACCAAGAGCCTCCTGCCCGCTCTAGGCACGGTCCACCTGCTGCCTCTCCTTGTCTGTCCTGTCCCCCCTCTGCCTGTTCCTTCCCCTGCCCTGGCTATCCCCCACGCCCCTGCTCCTGCACTGCCTGTCCCTCTAATGTAGCTCCCTGCCCTGCTTGTCCCAGCCTCCCGGGCCCACCCTGTACCTGCTCTTGCCCCTGCTGCCCTGCCTGTCCTCCCTTGACTTGTCCCCATAACTCCTGTGTCTCATGCTCTGGTCCACCCTTGAcctgctctcactcctcacccTGCCCGGTTTACCCTTGCTCCAAGAGCCAAGCTGCCTGCTTGAGCTCCCGTTTAGGCTGCGGTGGCAGCTGTAGCTGTGGCCAAGGGGCTACCTGGGGGCCTCCAGGCTCCATTGGCTGCTGTAGCTGCTGCTTCAGGGGACAATCACGCACTTCTCGGGGGCACTGTCTGATAGTTTAG